The following nucleotide sequence is from uncultured Methanobrevibacter sp..
AATCTTGCTATGGATTATGCCGGTGGAGTTCATATTAACGGTACAAACACTAAAATTGATAACTGTACATTTAAATTGAACAATGCTTCCAATGCTGGTGCTGTTAAGTTGATTGGTGAAAATGTTACCATAGTCAACTCAACTTTTGATAGCAATTATGCTATTCAAGGTGGTGCAGGTTATATTGAAGGAGCGAACGCACATATTTACGAATCACTGTTCATTAATAATAATGCAACTCACATGTTAGATAAGGTTAGACCTAATGCTACCATGATTGCTGCAGGTGGTGCACTATATATTATTGGTAGTTTCGCTAATGTGACTAACAATACATTCATTAACAATAGTGCTAACCGTTTAGGCAGTAGTGGTATAGTTGAAGGTTTTGGTGGTGCATTATACATTGATGGTAAAAACATTACATTCACTCTTGATGATTTCGTTAACAACAAAGCTATTCTTGGTGGTGCATGTTATATTAACGGTAATGGTATTTCAGCATCTACATTAAACTACACTGATAATGATGCTATGCAAGGTGGTGCATTATATATTATTGGTAATGATGTAACTATAGGTAATTCCACATTCCATAATAATACTGCAACACGCAACATGGCAAACATTAACACTACTGGTATGGAAAATACTAAAATTGTTGGTGGTGCAGTAGATATTGTAGGTTATAATACCAAAATCCAAGACAATACATTTGTTAAAAATTATGCTATTAATGGTGATGGTGGATCTATTGCTATTGATGGTAATTTGGCCGATATTATAAACAATACCTTTAGGAAAAATGAGGCAATTCATGGTGGTGCAATATACATTGAAAGTGTAAGTACAAACTCTACTATAGACACTGCTAACTTCACTGAAAACAAGGCACTTACCGGAGGAGCAATTTTCATTAGGGGAAGTAACACAAATATTGGTAATGCAAATTTCACTAATAACAATGTAACCAAAGGATTGTCCTTTGTTTTGGACAGCAGATATCATAACATTAACTGTGCCGGTGGTGCTATTGGTGTTGTAGGTAACAATACATTAATCTACAATGCAACATTCAACAAGAACACTGCAGTAGGTACAAGAAATGAAAGTTATGGTGGTGCTATTGCGATTCAGGGATTCAACACAACCCTTGACGGTACAGGTTTTACAAATAACCAGGCTATCATTGGTGGAGCGTTATACTTCTCAGGTACATTGAATGATGTAAATCACACTGAATTTACAAACAACAGTGCAATTCAGGGAGGAGCAATCTATATTGCAAATTCCGATGCGACATTCGGTCATTCAAGATTCTACAACAACTCCGCTACTCATGAATTGAGATTCAATTTGGAAACTGAAAGATTGAAAAACATGACTACAATCGGTGGAGCAATCTATATTCCTGGTAACAGTATTTATGTGCTGGAATCTGAGTTTATTAACAATACTGCACATGGTCAATTCAAGAATGGTGGTTTAGGTGGAGCTATTGCTGTAAATGGTTCTAACGACTACATAATCAACTCAACATTCGAAGGCAATCATGCGATTAAGGGTGGAGCATTCTACCTTGAAGGTGACGATACAAATATTATTGGATCTAACTTCACTAACAATCGTGCGGTTATCGGTGGTGTTGGTTACATTGACGGTGTGGACAGTTTGGTTGATAAATCACAGTTCAAGGACAATTACGCTACTCATGACGGATTAAGATTTGAGGTTAATGACGATTTGAAAAAGATTCCTACAACCGCAGGTGCAATTAACATCATCGGTGAACACATCAATATATCTTCAAGCAACTTCGTCAACAATAAGGCTGTTGCAACTCACAAAGATGACAGTATTGGTGCAGGTGCTATATATGTAGAAGGTAATAATGCAACAATTTTCAATTCTACATTCGATCAAAACACTGCACTCAAAGGTGGTGCAATATTCATTGTCGTAAACAATACCAATGTTTATGAATGTAATTTCACAAACAACTCCGCTTTCAACTTTACCAACATGCAAGGTTTGGGTGGAGCTATATATCTGGAAAATGCAACAGACAGTGAATTTGTCAAATGTAATTTCAATGACAACACCGCTTCTGTAAACGGTGGTGCAATAGACTGGCACGAAGGATGTGTTGACGGTGCAATTGATGAATGTTCCTTTACCGACAACAGTGCGGCATCCAATGGTGGAGCATTGTTCTGGTTTGGAGAAGGAGGAATAATTAAAAACTCCAATTTCACAAACAATAGGGCTAACGGAACAGTTTCATGTGTAATGGGCAATTCCGGTGACGGAGGTGCTATCATGTGGACAGGTTCCAACGGTACTGTTGACAACTGTATATTTACTGATAATTATGCAAAAGCTCACGGTGGTGCAGTATACTTACGTGCAGTGCCTGGACGTGCAGATTGTTACAACAATTCATTCATTAACAGTAAATTTGAAAACAACCGTGCAGACATTGACGGTGGAGCAATTCACTTCAACGACGGTGCTGATTTAGGAAATATCAAGTCTTCCTCATTCACAAACAACTCCGCTAAAAACAACGGTGGTGCTGTATGCTGGAACGCTCATGATGGATCAATAATTGATTCAAACTTCACTGAAAACACCGCTTCAAACGGTGGTGCAGTATATTTACAGGATTCATCTCTTGGTGAGGATTTAAACTTGTTCATCAAGGATTCATACTTTGAGAAAAACACTGCTGTAAATGATGGTGGTGCTATTAACTGGAATGATGGTAAATCATTACACATATCAACCAGTGAATTTGTAAACAACACTGCAAAACGTGGAGGAGCAGCATTCGTTAAAGGTGAAAGCGCTGATGTGATTTCAACTTCAAACTTCACATACAATGAAGCTGTTCTTGGTGGAGCTGTATACTTGAACGGTCCAAATAATGGAATCGACAATTCAAACTTCAATTATAATTATGCGGTTCAAGGTGGAGCAATCTATATCGATTCTAACGGAAATAAGATTTCCACTTCTAACTTCAATTATAATAATGCGACATATGATATAAGAGTTACCAAAGGTGATGATTACAAAACCAAAGGTGGAGCAATCTATATTGCGGGTGAAAACAATGTTGTGGAAAAATCAAAATTCTATAACAACACTGCAGTTGCTACAAACGAGTCAACTAGAATCATCCAAACAACTCCTGGAATTTTAGGAGCTTATCTTGAAGTTACCGGTGTTGATGATGACGGACTTGGTGGAGCAATCTATATTGATGGAAACAACAATAAGATCAACTCCGATGAGTTTGACTATAATGTGGCACGTAACGGTTCTGCAATATACAATAATGCATCAGGCACTTCATTCAATGGCGGATTATTCATTAAAAACCAGGCATGGTCTTACGTATTGGAAGTAAATGCAACTCCGAATAAGGTTTATCACGGGGATGACATTCCAATCAACGTGTACAATTATGTTGCTGGGGACAATATCCTAAACGCAATATACAATGCTAAAGGTGTTAATGACGTTACATTTAATGATGTCGGATACGTTATAGACGATGACGCTTCAAAAATAAGAAGAACTCCTGCTGTAGACACTAATCCTGTTTTAGGAGCTCAGGAAGGCAAATTGTATCAGGATTCACGTGAAAGATACATGCCTATTGTAATCGAATTTGTTAATAATAAGAATCGTGAAACTATCCTTACAAAAACAGTTCTCACTGATTTGTACGGTAATCACTCATTCAAGTTGACAGGTGATGATTCACTTAAATTGACACCGGGTAATTACACAGTTAGAGCACATCATCCAGAAGACAGGAACTATAAGTATATCATTACTGTCAATGAATTTGAAATCATTCCAAAAGTTGTTCTGGATGTTAAGAAAGTAGCAGATGACAATGATTACGGACTTGGAGATATCATTACATTCACTATTACCGTAACCAACAACGGCCCTTCCAATGCTACAAACGTCATTGTAAATGATACTCTTCCACAAGGGTTAACATTGATTGAAGGCGATTTAAATCATAAAATTTATTTATTGGAAGTAGGTAAATCCTATAACTTCACAGTTAAGGCAAGAGCAGACCGTGAAGGTTACTTCACAAATGTTGCTTCTGCAAATTGTGATGAAAACAAGACTGTTGTTAAGGCTAATGTGACTGTAGGCGTATTCAATCCTGATTTGAAAATCACTAAAAAGACCAATGAGTCTGTTGCACTCTTGCACGACTTAGTGAACTTCACAATCACTGTCCTAAACCATGGAATCAGAAATGCTACAAATGTTGTAATCACTGATGCATTGGATACTGATGCATTCAGACTTGTAAACTCAAGCAAAGGTGTTACACAGGAAGGTAACAAACTAATCTGGAAAGTTGATAGATTAGACTGCAATAAGTCATATTCCGTATGGATTGTTGTTGAAACATTGCGTACAGGTACCTTTAACAATACCGCTACAGTAAACTGTAGTGAAGAGGGTACAATTAAAAAGAGCAATGTAACCGTAAAAGTATATCATCCTGATTTAAACGTTACTAAAGTTGCAATCGATGAGATAGCATATACTGGTAAAACAGCCAGATTCAACATAACTGTTCAAAACATTGGTGACATGGATCTCACTGGAGTATCTGTTGAGGAAATTATTCCTGATGGTTTAACATACGACAGTTTCATCGGTCCTAAGTGGACCAAGGACGGAAACAAATTCCGTTATAATGGTTCTTTAGGTGTTGGTGAAAATGCGTCATTCATTGTTATTGTAAAACCTACAAGATCAGGTAATTTCACAAACAAGGTAGTTGTAAGTGCGGACAATGTAACAAATCATAATGCTACAGCATCTGTACGTGTATACACTCCAAGTTTAGAGGTTCGTGAAATATCTAATGATCCTGAAGTTATCCTTGGTGAGACTGTGACTTTCACAGTTGTTGTAACCAATGACGGAGACTGCGTATTGGGTGAAGTTTATGTGGACAACAATTTCCCTAATGGTTTAGTTTACACTGGATTTACCGGTGAAAATTGGACCAAAAAAGGCAATAGGTTTGTTTATACAGGTGAACTGAAACCTGGAGAATCCATTAACTATACTTTACAATTCAATACAGTTAAAGGAGGTAAACAGGTGCCTTCAGTGGTTGCAGGTTCAAATCTAACCAGCAATGACACTGCAAAGGCACGCTCAAGCAATGTTACAAATGTGCTTGTACCTGAAATTACCGTTAAAAAAGTTTCCGATAAAAAAACAGTTAAAGTGGGTGACTTAGTGACATTTACTATAACTGTAACAAACACTGGCGATTGCAAACTCGGCAACGTATTTGTTGTTGATGAAATCCCAGATGGACTGGAATTTATATCTTTCAGCGGTAATGGATGGAGCAAATCTGGTGATAAATACACTTATGATGGCAGTTTAAATCCTGGAGAATCCATAACATTAACTATCATATGCAAAGCTCTCGAAGCAGGCAGAGTTACTAATGTTGCGGTAGCCGGATCTAATCTGACAGGTAATGTAAGTGACAGTGCTGTTGTTGAAATTACAGAAGAAAAAACTCCTGATTCACACAATGACACTAAACCTCATAATGATGACACTCCAACTCCTATACATAAGGATGATAAAAAACCAATAAAGGCAGTTATCAACGATAAGGCTACTGGTAATCCTATATTGATGTTGATACTAGTTATTCTAGTATTGATACCTTTAAGAAGACGTAAACAATAAAATTTAAATTTAGGGTGTTAAACACCCATTTTTTTCTACTTTTTTTATAAATTTCAAGTCGAAATTTAAAGATACATTTTTTTAAAATCAAATATTATTTTACTGAAAAATTTAAATAATTTCATTAAATAATAATTAATTATGAACAATAAGGAATTTTCTGATTTCATTACGCTTCCAAGAACTTTTGAGAAATATCGATGGTACAAGCCAATATTGGTATTTATAATAGGCTTAATTCTAATGTTAATATTTCAGGTGGTTGTTGAGGAGACTTTTAGCGGCTTATTTGGTGAGGCATTTATAAACAACTTGATTAATGGAGGATATGAAGTTTTAAATAATCCATTAGCAGAATTCTTTTCTGATTTGGGGGTCATTATAATAATACCTGCATTGTATATTGCTTCTAAAATCGTTAAGGACAGACCATTTTCCTCTTATATATCTACAAGTGGGAAATGGAACTTTAAGCTATATCTTAAGGCTTTAGTGATTCCATTAGTTTTATTTATAATTTTTAGTGCAATTACTGCTGCCATTACTGGCCCTGAAGGAACTTTCAAACTTTCACTGCCATATTTGATTGTAATTTTTGTTTTTCTTCCTCTCCAATGTATTGCAGAGGAATTTGCATTTCGTGGATTGGTCATGCAAACATTCGGATCATGGTTCAAAATACCAATTGTTGCAATAATTCTTCAATCTGTCATATTCACAATAGCTCATGGATACAATACTTTGGGATTGATTGAAATTTTCATTTCT
It contains:
- a CDS encoding CPBP family intramembrane glutamic endopeptidase — translated: MNNKEFSDFITLPRTFEKYRWYKPILVFIIGLILMLIFQVVVEETFSGLFGEAFINNLINGGYEVLNNPLAEFFSDLGVIIIIPALYIASKIVKDRPFSSYISTSGKWNFKLYLKALVIPLVLFIIFSAITAAITGPEGTFKLSLPYLIVIFVFLPLQCIAEEFAFRGLVMQTFGSWFKIPIVAIILQSVIFTIAHGYNTLGLIEIFISGLIFGFFTWKTNGLEVSSALHTANNFSVSLFVMLGIITPTSSPQLWETVASIIFLILLAIIMYYVGNKTDWYGEVQEQANSLFSK